One Cryobacterium roopkundense genomic region harbors:
- the purF gene encoding amidophosphoribosyltransferase gives MAGGDGLLNHDLLPNEKGPQDACGVFGVWAPGEEVAKLSYFGLYALQHRGQESAGIATSDGSKILIYKDMGLVSQVFNEASLSTLLGHIAVGHTRYSTTGSSSWQNAQPTLGRTSSGTVALGHNGNLTNTAELLELVRERYPKVDGELARGNTTDTAVITALLTGDLDHTLEATALEVLPRLRGAYCLVFMDETTLYAARDPQGVRPLVLGRLERGWVVASETAALDIVGASFVREVEPGELITIDENGLRTQRFAKADPKGCVFEYVYLARPDTTIAGRGVHEARVEMGRRLAAEHPVEADLVIPTPESGTPAAIGYAQASGIPFGQGLVKNSYVGRTFIAPSQTIRQRGIRLKLNPLKNVIKGKRLIVVDDSIVRGNTQRALVSMLREAGAAEVHVRISSPPITWPCFYGIDFASRAELVATGLEIDEVRQSIGADSLGYLSEDGMIEATEQPRERLCTACFTGIYPIALPDSQHLGKNLLEREPASNGCDPGPDAELEAVLAPAVQRESALAALGQVPFGDPGRQE, from the coding sequence TTGGCCGGCGGCGACGGACTGTTAAATCACGATCTTCTTCCCAATGAGAAGGGTCCGCAGGATGCCTGCGGAGTCTTCGGAGTGTGGGCCCCCGGCGAAGAGGTGGCCAAGCTCAGTTACTTCGGGCTCTACGCGCTGCAGCACCGTGGCCAGGAATCCGCCGGAATCGCCACGAGCGACGGCTCGAAGATTCTCATCTACAAAGACATGGGACTGGTGTCGCAGGTCTTCAACGAGGCCTCGCTGAGCACCCTTCTCGGCCACATCGCCGTGGGGCACACCCGGTACTCCACCACGGGGTCGTCGAGCTGGCAGAACGCCCAGCCCACCCTCGGCCGCACGTCGAGCGGAACCGTGGCCCTCGGTCACAACGGCAACCTCACCAACACGGCCGAACTGCTCGAACTCGTGCGCGAGCGCTACCCCAAGGTCGACGGCGAGCTGGCCCGCGGCAACACCACCGACACCGCCGTGATCACCGCCCTCCTCACCGGCGACCTCGACCACACCCTCGAGGCCACGGCCCTCGAGGTGCTGCCGCGGCTGCGCGGTGCCTACTGCCTCGTGTTCATGGACGAAACCACCCTCTACGCCGCCCGTGACCCGCAAGGCGTTCGTCCGCTCGTGCTCGGCCGCCTCGAGCGCGGCTGGGTGGTGGCCTCCGAGACAGCCGCCCTCGACATCGTGGGCGCGAGCTTCGTGCGCGAGGTCGAGCCCGGCGAGCTCATCACTATCGATGAGAACGGGCTGCGCACGCAGCGCTTCGCGAAAGCCGACCCCAAGGGCTGTGTCTTCGAGTATGTCTACCTCGCCCGCCCCGACACGACGATCGCGGGTCGCGGAGTGCACGAGGCGCGCGTGGAGATGGGCCGCCGGCTCGCCGCCGAGCACCCGGTCGAGGCCGACCTGGTGATCCCCACGCCGGAATCCGGCACGCCGGCGGCCATCGGCTATGCGCAGGCCTCCGGCATCCCGTTCGGCCAGGGCCTCGTGAAGAACTCCTATGTGGGGCGCACCTTCATCGCGCCGTCGCAGACCATCCGGCAGCGCGGCATCCGCTTGAAGCTCAACCCCCTCAAGAACGTGATTAAGGGAAAGCGCCTGATCGTGGTCGACGACTCGATCGTGCGCGGCAACACGCAGCGCGCCCTCGTGAGCATGCTGCGGGAGGCCGGCGCGGCGGAAGTGCACGTGCGCATCTCGAGCCCGCCCATCACGTGGCCGTGTTTCTACGGAATCGACTTCGCGAGCCGGGCCGAGCTCGTGGCCACCGGCCTCGAGATCGACGAGGTGCGCCAGTCGATCGGCGCCGACTCGCTCGGCTACCTCTCCGAAGACGGCATGATCGAGGCCACCGAGCAGCCGCGTGAGCGCCTGTGTACGGCCTGCTTCACCGGAATTTACCCCATTGCACTGCCCGATTCGCAGCACCTCGGCAAGAACCTGCTCGAGCGTGAACCGGCAAGCAACGGATGCGACCCGGGCCCCGACGCCGAGTTGGAGGCCGTGCTCGCGCCGGCCGTGCAGCGGGAGAGTGCCCTCGCGGCGCTCGGACAGGTACCGTTCGGCGATCCAGGAAGACAAGAATGA
- a CDS encoding MarR family winged helix-turn-helix transcriptional regulator, giving the protein MTVDTDETDLLRLENQVCFALAIASRSVISLYRPILEPHGLTHPQYLVMLALWERSPRSVKNLGEELRLEPATLSPLLKRLEVAGLVARHRSASDERQLDICLTETGAALRAEAETIPPRVVEKLGMSLAELTDLRTSLWRVINTAAPA; this is encoded by the coding sequence ATGACAGTCGACACCGATGAAACCGACCTGCTGCGACTCGAGAACCAAGTGTGTTTCGCGCTCGCAATCGCCTCGCGCAGCGTCATCTCCCTCTACCGGCCCATTCTCGAGCCGCACGGTCTCACCCATCCCCAATACCTCGTGATGCTGGCCCTCTGGGAGCGCAGCCCCCGCTCCGTCAAGAATCTGGGCGAGGAGCTTCGTCTCGAACCGGCCACCCTCTCCCCGCTGCTGAAACGTCTCGAAGTGGCCGGCCTCGTGGCCAGACATCGCAGCGCGTCGGACGAACGACAGCTCGACATTTGCCTCACCGAAACGGGCGCAGCGCTGCGCGCCGAGGCCGAGACCATTCCCCCGCGCGTCGTGGAGAAACTGGGCATGAGCCTCGCCGAACTCACGGATCTGCGCACATCACTCTGGCGCGTCATCAACACCGCAGCACCCGCGTGA
- a CDS encoding APC family permease — MTPEANAPVPESRSPKRWIIGDPLPTEHLEGQLLPKHLALPIFASDPLSSVAYAPQELLMILTLGGLAFLSFAPWVATVVVILLIVVVASYRQLIKAYPSGGGDYEVAHRNLGEKAGLVVASALLVDYVMTVVVSVASGVDNIISAIPALDPFRVEMAVVFIILLAAVNLRGVRESSKAFAIPTYLFVASVLFMIVVGLVRTIMGDPPVAESAGFGVEGQDLSQAAFILLLLRSFASGCSALTGVEAIANGVPAFKHPKVKNAQTTLTLMGGIAIVLFVGLTTIALVSNVHYAEDPCDLIGWAECATEPQRSLIAQVAAATFGNSSIMFFVLQAATAAVLLLAANTAFNGFPLLGSVLARDSYAPKSLSTRGDRLIYSNGVVLLALAACLIMIVYRANLTLLIQLYIIGVFVSFTLGQTGMVKHWLNLLKTNPPHRASIIWSLSINGFGAALTGVVLIVVTVTKFTHGAWLVFVLMPVLFALMMGVNRYYRDVAKEIEVDPITTFGSSGDHAIVLVGKMQKPVLKALDYAIAARHESLEAVHVSIDDAETKILKRAWVKQNIQVPLRIVSSPYRDISYPLISYIRGRREDHGSEVVTVYTPIYIVGHWWEGLLHNHKARRLRQKLMLVHGVTIALVPWLLDSSELIYGRRSRPIPGQDRRGEPVRTGAVLRKPVPRKPLAPAAGEPTTRSNPIVTGVSTRSRPSASRRRKRK, encoded by the coding sequence GTGACACCCGAGGCAAACGCCCCCGTACCGGAAAGCCGATCACCCAAGAGGTGGATCATCGGCGACCCGCTGCCGACCGAACATCTGGAAGGCCAGCTGCTGCCCAAGCATTTGGCGCTTCCCATCTTTGCGAGCGACCCGCTGTCGAGCGTGGCCTACGCGCCGCAAGAACTCCTGATGATCCTGACCCTTGGCGGGCTCGCGTTCCTGAGCTTCGCGCCATGGGTTGCCACCGTGGTCGTGATCCTGCTTATCGTCGTGGTCGCCTCATACCGCCAGCTCATCAAGGCCTACCCTTCCGGCGGCGGCGACTACGAGGTGGCGCACCGCAACCTGGGCGAAAAGGCCGGCCTCGTGGTCGCATCCGCTCTGCTGGTCGACTACGTGATGACCGTCGTCGTGTCAGTCGCGAGCGGCGTGGACAACATTATTTCTGCCATTCCGGCCCTCGATCCGTTCCGGGTCGAAATGGCCGTCGTGTTCATCATCCTGCTGGCCGCCGTCAACCTGCGCGGCGTTCGCGAGTCGAGCAAGGCCTTCGCCATTCCCACATACCTTTTCGTGGCCAGCGTGCTGTTCATGATCGTCGTCGGTCTCGTGCGCACCATTATGGGCGACCCGCCGGTGGCCGAATCGGCTGGCTTCGGCGTGGAGGGCCAAGACCTGTCCCAGGCCGCCTTCATCCTGCTGCTGTTGCGCTCCTTTGCCAGCGGATGCAGCGCGCTCACCGGCGTGGAGGCGATCGCCAACGGCGTTCCCGCCTTCAAACACCCCAAGGTGAAGAACGCGCAGACCACGCTGACCCTCATGGGCGGCATCGCGATCGTTTTGTTCGTGGGTCTCACGACCATCGCACTGGTCTCCAACGTGCACTACGCGGAAGACCCCTGCGACTTGATCGGGTGGGCGGAGTGCGCCACGGAACCGCAGCGCAGCCTGATCGCTCAGGTGGCCGCCGCCACGTTCGGCAATTCCTCGATCATGTTCTTCGTGCTGCAGGCCGCTACCGCAGCGGTGCTGCTGCTCGCTGCCAACACGGCCTTCAACGGATTCCCGCTGCTCGGCTCCGTGCTGGCCCGTGACTCCTACGCACCCAAGTCGCTCAGCACGCGCGGCGACCGCCTGATCTATTCCAACGGCGTCGTGCTTCTCGCACTGGCCGCCTGCCTGATCATGATCGTCTACCGGGCCAACCTCACGCTCCTGATCCAGCTGTACATCATCGGCGTTTTCGTGTCGTTCACTCTCGGACAGACCGGCATGGTGAAGCACTGGCTCAACCTGCTCAAGACCAACCCGCCGCACCGGGCCTCCATCATCTGGAGCCTGTCCATCAACGGCTTCGGCGCAGCCCTCACCGGCGTGGTGTTGATCGTCGTCACGGTGACCAAGTTCACCCACGGCGCCTGGCTCGTCTTCGTGCTGATGCCCGTGCTGTTTGCGCTCATGATGGGTGTCAACCGGTACTACCGCGACGTGGCCAAGGAGATCGAGGTCGACCCAATCACCACCTTCGGCTCCAGCGGTGACCACGCCATCGTGCTCGTGGGCAAGATGCAAAAGCCCGTGCTCAAGGCACTCGACTACGCGATCGCCGCCCGCCACGAGTCCCTCGAGGCGGTACACGTGTCGATCGACGATGCGGAGACCAAGATCCTCAAGCGTGCCTGGGTGAAACAGAATATCCAGGTGCCGCTGCGCATCGTCTCGTCGCCGTACCGGGACATCAGCTATCCACTGATCAGCTACATCCGCGGGCGCCGCGAAGACCACGGCTCCGAGGTTGTCACCGTCTACACGCCAATCTACATAGTGGGCCACTGGTGGGAGGGGCTGCTGCACAACCACAAGGCCCGCCGGTTGCGCCAGAAACTCATGCTCGTGCATGGAGTGACAATCGCCCTGGTGCCATGGCTCCTGGATTCCTCCGAGCTCATCTACGGGCGTCGTTCCCGACCCATCCCTGGCCAGGATCGCCGCGGCGAGCCCGTGCGCACGGGTGCCGTGCTGCGCAAACCGGTGCCGCGCAAGCCGCTTGCTCCAGCGGCCGGTGAGCCGACCACCCGGTCGAACCCCATCGTGACGGGCGTCTCCACCCGGTCGCGCCCCTCCGCGTCTCGCCGCCGCAAGCGCAAGTAG
- a CDS encoding PadR family transcriptional regulator produces the protein MTPVFAHGSLRLYLLSLLAERPQHGYELIQALSERFGGTYSPSAGTIYPRLAKLEEEGLVTKSADGRKTVYEITPTGRAELAAREGELGAIEDEVTDSVRRLASEVRSGVNAAMKSLRADLASAARQARTEGTASGPTTAENDPGPSSHVNSNQALREADMVLNEFRQQLRADLRTQAYRATVPADTVSTLRTQLADVRARILASLD, from the coding sequence ATGACTCCGGTCTTCGCGCACGGCAGCCTGCGGCTCTACCTCTTGAGCTTGCTCGCCGAGCGCCCGCAGCACGGGTACGAGCTGATCCAGGCGCTGAGCGAACGCTTCGGCGGAACGTACAGCCCGAGCGCGGGAACCATCTACCCGCGTCTGGCCAAGCTCGAGGAAGAGGGCCTTGTCACGAAAAGCGCCGACGGGCGCAAGACCGTGTACGAAATAACCCCGACCGGCCGCGCCGAACTGGCAGCTCGTGAGGGCGAACTCGGCGCGATCGAAGACGAGGTCACCGATTCCGTGCGCCGTTTGGCCAGCGAGGTGCGCTCCGGAGTGAACGCTGCCATGAAGAGCCTCCGGGCCGATCTCGCGTCTGCCGCGCGGCAGGCCCGCACGGAAGGGACCGCCAGCGGACCGACGACGGCCGAGAACGATCCCGGGCCCAGCTCGCACGTCAACTCCAACCAGGCCCTGCGTGAGGCCGACATGGTGCTCAACGAGTTCCGCCAGCAGCTTCGCGCGGACCTGCGCACCCAGGCTTACCGCGCCACGGTTCCGGCCGACACCGTCTCCACGCTCCGCACACAGCTCGCCGATGTTCGCGCCAGAATCCTCGCCTCGCTGGACTAA
- a CDS encoding ribokinase has translation MNRIAVLGSANMDLVVRQSRLPRPGETIFGTGFDTVPGGKGLNQAVAAARLGASVDFVGAVGADTYGAELRALLAAEGIGFDGLSSSSEPTGTAHISVVDSGENSIVVVSGANSTVTTLDAEQRETISAAAFLVMQCELPVPVLVEAIALAREGGVFTVLTPAPVVPLPEGFLASVDLVVPNQIEAQELTGEADPVQAAEALSADMTWAIVTLGAEGCVVAYDGEVLGLAPARPVDAVDTTAAGDTFVGALVARLAAGTGAPTAESMVEALRWATVASSVSVTRVGATTSMPSFDEVAAILA, from the coding sequence GTGAACAGAATTGCGGTACTGGGCAGCGCCAACATGGATCTCGTCGTACGCCAAAGCCGACTCCCCCGCCCCGGAGAGACCATTTTCGGCACCGGATTCGACACCGTTCCCGGCGGCAAGGGACTCAACCAGGCGGTTGCCGCGGCGCGACTCGGCGCCTCGGTCGACTTCGTGGGTGCGGTGGGAGCGGATACCTACGGCGCCGAGCTGCGCGCCCTGCTCGCGGCCGAGGGCATCGGCTTTGACGGCCTGTCGTCGTCGAGCGAGCCCACCGGCACCGCGCACATCTCCGTGGTGGACTCGGGCGAGAACTCGATCGTGGTGGTGTCGGGCGCTAACAGCACCGTGACGACCCTCGACGCCGAACAACGCGAGACCATCTCGGCCGCGGCGTTCCTGGTGATGCAGTGTGAGCTGCCTGTTCCCGTGCTCGTGGAAGCGATTGCCCTGGCCCGGGAGGGCGGCGTCTTCACCGTGCTGACCCCCGCGCCGGTCGTTCCGCTTCCCGAGGGTTTTCTCGCGTCGGTCGACCTCGTGGTGCCCAACCAGATCGAGGCGCAGGAGCTCACCGGCGAGGCCGACCCCGTGCAGGCCGCCGAGGCCCTGAGCGCGGACATGACCTGGGCCATCGTCACCCTCGGTGCCGAGGGCTGCGTCGTCGCCTACGACGGCGAGGTGCTGGGCCTCGCCCCGGCGCGCCCGGTTGATGCCGTGGACACGACCGCGGCCGGCGACACGTTCGTGGGCGCACTGGTGGCGCGCCTCGCCGCGGGGACCGGTGCACCCACCGCGGAGAGCATGGTCGAGGCGCTGCGCTGGGCGACTGTCGCCTCCTCGGTGTCGGTCACCCGCGTGGGCGCCACCACCTCGATGCCGTCGTTCGACGAGGTCGCCGCGATCCTCGCCTGA
- a CDS encoding DUF4097 family beta strand repeat-containing protein, whose amino-acid sequence MSLEKWLVTPGQTKVIDIDLVRKLKVSLIGGTVDIIGHDEPGARIEVHSVTGKDLKISMDGDALEIDHPQLRWDNFIDVFASFRGTAKAEVSIVVPRDVAMRFGVVSADALISGLHNDAKLSTVSGDIVVDAGEGDLEVNAVSGEVSVRNHVGTINVHTVSGEITASGSIRRFTLDGVTSNVFLDVEGVPDEIVTNTVSGNLTVRLGADVAARYNLNTLSGTLQLDDQTVRSTLGKAYDGSSGALDGAWVELRANSVSGDISLVRSASASTADAPGAAAEASS is encoded by the coding sequence GTGTCCCTGGAAAAATGGCTCGTCACCCCCGGGCAGACCAAGGTCATCGATATCGACCTCGTGCGCAAGCTGAAGGTCAGCCTGATCGGTGGCACCGTCGATATCATCGGGCACGATGAGCCCGGCGCGCGCATCGAAGTACACAGCGTGACCGGCAAAGACCTCAAAATCTCGATGGACGGAGACGCCCTCGAAATCGACCATCCCCAGCTGCGCTGGGACAACTTCATCGACGTCTTCGCGTCATTCCGCGGAACGGCCAAAGCAGAGGTGAGCATCGTGGTTCCCCGCGACGTGGCCATGCGCTTCGGCGTGGTCTCGGCCGACGCCCTCATCTCCGGCCTGCACAATGACGCCAAACTCAGCACCGTCTCCGGCGACATCGTCGTGGACGCCGGCGAGGGCGACCTCGAGGTCAACGCCGTGAGCGGCGAGGTCTCGGTGCGCAACCACGTGGGAACCATCAACGTGCACACGGTGTCGGGCGAGATAACGGCCAGCGGCAGCATCCGCCGCTTCACGCTCGACGGCGTCACGAGCAACGTCTTTCTCGATGTGGAGGGCGTGCCCGACGAAATCGTCACGAACACCGTGAGCGGCAACCTCACCGTGCGCCTCGGGGCCGACGTGGCCGCCCGTTACAACCTGAACACGCTCTCCGGCACCCTGCAACTCGACGATCAGACCGTGCGAAGCACTCTCGGCAAGGCCTACGACGGCTCGAGTGGCGCCCTCGACGGCGCCTGGGTGGAGTTGCGCGCCAACTCAGTCTCGGGCGACATCTCCCTCGTGCGAAGTGCAAGCGCTTCCACAGCGGACGCCCCGGGCGCGGCCGCCGAGGCGTCCTCATGA
- a CDS encoding DUF3073 domain-containing protein, with amino-acid sequence MGRGRQKAKHTKVARELKYFSPDTNYNALERELTGHPSDPRLDEDLAKWPEYEKDKAEKAAAATDADEDDDQYVDHYATEDEQRRA; translated from the coding sequence ATGGGGCGCGGCCGTCAAAAAGCAAAGCACACCAAGGTCGCTCGGGAGCTGAAGTATTTCAGTCCCGATACGAACTACAACGCGCTCGAACGCGAGCTCACCGGGCATCCGTCCGACCCGCGTCTCGACGAGGACCTGGCCAAATGGCCGGAGTACGAAAAAGACAAGGCCGAGAAGGCCGCAGCAGCAACGGATGCCGACGAGGACGACGACCAGTACGTCGATCACTACGCCACCGAAGACGAGCAGCGGCGAGCCTGA
- the purM gene encoding phosphoribosylformylglycinamidine cyclo-ligase, whose amino-acid sequence MTNSSYAAAGVDTAAGDLAVELMKSAVSKTHGPEVWGGVGGFAGLYDVSFLTSYRQPLLATSTDGVGTKVAIAQAIDKHDTIGQDLVGMVVDDIIVVGARPLFMTDYIACGKVVPERIASIVAGIARACAETGTALVGGETAEHPGLLGVDDYDVAGAATGVVEADQVLGADKVRSGDVVIAMASSGLHSNGYSLVRHILAQRGIGYTDRSAELGGVVGEVLLEPTRLYTGPLLDVLADTDLAGAIHSLSHVTGGGIAANLARVLPVGSWVEVDRSTWSPAPVFRVLSDMAGSSLESSEGTWNLGVGMFAVVDAGSASSVIARLATSGIPAWVTGRVSMAPHDITGFEQGAKGVNGGAVRLVGAFAS is encoded by the coding sequence ATGACGAATTCGTCCTATGCAGCAGCCGGAGTCGACACCGCGGCCGGTGACCTTGCCGTTGAGCTGATGAAATCAGCCGTGTCCAAGACGCACGGTCCGGAGGTCTGGGGTGGCGTGGGCGGCTTCGCCGGCCTCTACGATGTGTCTTTCCTCACGTCGTACCGCCAGCCGCTGCTCGCCACGTCGACCGACGGTGTGGGCACGAAGGTCGCCATCGCGCAGGCCATCGACAAGCACGACACCATCGGCCAGGACCTCGTGGGCATGGTCGTCGACGACATCATCGTGGTCGGCGCGCGCCCGCTATTCATGACCGATTACATCGCCTGCGGCAAGGTCGTTCCCGAGCGCATCGCCTCGATCGTGGCCGGGATCGCCCGCGCCTGTGCCGAGACCGGCACGGCGCTCGTTGGCGGAGAGACCGCCGAACACCCCGGCCTTCTCGGCGTGGACGACTACGACGTGGCCGGAGCGGCCACCGGTGTTGTCGAGGCCGACCAGGTGCTCGGCGCCGACAAGGTGCGTTCGGGCGACGTCGTGATCGCGATGGCTTCCTCGGGGCTGCACTCCAACGGCTACTCGTTGGTCAGGCACATCCTGGCGCAGCGCGGCATCGGTTACACGGATAGGTCCGCTGAGCTGGGCGGCGTAGTCGGTGAGGTGCTCCTCGAGCCCACCCGCCTCTACACAGGCCCGCTGCTCGACGTGCTCGCCGACACCGACCTGGCCGGCGCCATCCACTCGCTCAGCCACGTGACCGGCGGCGGCATCGCGGCGAACCTCGCCCGCGTGCTGCCGGTGGGATCCTGGGTCGAGGTGGACCGTTCCACCTGGTCGCCCGCTCCGGTGTTCCGCGTGCTCAGCGACATGGCCGGCAGCTCCCTTGAGAGCTCGGAAGGAACCTGGAACCTCGGCGTGGGCATGTTCGCCGTCGTCGACGCGGGCTCCGCGTCATCCGTTATCGCCCGCCTGGCCACGAGCGGTATCCCCGCCTGGGTTACCGGGCGTGTCTCGATGGCCCCGCACGACATCACCGGCTTCGAGCAGGGCGCCAAGGGCGTCAACGGCGGGGCCGTGCGCCTCGTCGGCGCTTTCGCGAGCTAG
- a CDS encoding FAD-dependent oxidoreductase, translating into MTISDSSASVVIIGAGQAGLSVAYCLRTLNLAPGRDFVIFDRGPGPGGAWQHRWESLRLGAAHRVNDLPGMPEVGLSFDTADQSRPAREVVAEYYRRYEEHFGLAVVRPVTVTSVADHDDRLVVSTSSEAYGERTTSTRVLVNATGTWGAPFIPHYPGAETFKGHQVHTANYVSAEQFAGQRVIVVGGGTSAIGFMLELDGIAAGLTWAARRPIDWRHSEHLDLEGAVAAVTLQDQAARAGRALPSIVSGTGVPVTPRIRQGIESGLLVARPMFTAVEPGGVRWSDGTLSAADVIIWASGFRPELRHLAALKLRAKAGGYSVEAGTSVLDPRIFFAGYGPQASTIGANRAGRVTARRIMAKLAEPDAPELPVPRG; encoded by the coding sequence GTGACGATAAGCGACTCTAGCGCGTCTGTCGTCATCATTGGCGCGGGCCAGGCAGGCCTCTCGGTGGCCTACTGCCTCCGTACCCTGAATTTGGCTCCTGGCCGGGATTTTGTCATTTTTGACCGCGGGCCCGGTCCGGGTGGCGCCTGGCAGCATCGCTGGGAATCGCTGCGATTGGGCGCGGCGCACCGCGTGAATGACCTCCCGGGAATGCCCGAAGTGGGGCTGAGTTTCGACACGGCCGACCAGTCCAGGCCGGCCCGGGAGGTCGTAGCGGAGTACTACCGTCGGTACGAGGAGCATTTTGGGTTGGCCGTGGTGCGGCCCGTCACGGTGACCAGTGTGGCCGACCACGACGATCGCCTCGTGGTTTCCACGTCCTCTGAGGCCTACGGGGAACGCACCACGAGCACGCGGGTGCTCGTGAACGCCACGGGTACCTGGGGTGCGCCGTTCATCCCGCACTACCCGGGCGCCGAGACCTTCAAGGGGCACCAGGTGCACACCGCGAACTACGTGTCGGCCGAGCAATTCGCCGGCCAGCGGGTGATCGTGGTGGGCGGCGGAACATCGGCCATCGGTTTCATGCTTGAGCTCGACGGTATCGCGGCAGGTCTCACGTGGGCTGCCCGCCGCCCGATCGACTGGAGGCACTCGGAGCATCTCGACCTGGAGGGTGCCGTGGCGGCGGTCACCCTGCAGGACCAGGCGGCTCGTGCCGGGCGTGCCCTGCCGAGCATCGTCAGCGGCACAGGGGTGCCGGTGACTCCCCGTATCCGGCAGGGAATTGAGAGCGGACTCCTGGTGGCCCGGCCTATGTTCACGGCAGTCGAGCCCGGTGGCGTGCGCTGGTCCGACGGCACGTTGAGCGCGGCCGACGTGATCATCTGGGCCTCTGGCTTCCGGCCGGAACTGCGGCACCTCGCGGCACTGAAGCTGCGGGCCAAGGCTGGCGGCTATTCGGTCGAGGCCGGGACATCCGTTCTCGATCCGCGCATATTCTTTGCGGGTTATGGCCCCCAGGCAAGCACGATCGGGGCCAACCGCGCTGGCCGCGTCACTGCCCGGCGGATCATGGCGAAGCTGGCAGAACCCGACGCGCCCGAGCTGCCTGTGCCCCGGGGCTAG